In one Niveibacterium umoris genomic region, the following are encoded:
- a CDS encoding helicase-related protein, which translates to MPEFLPGSLVSARGREWIVLPDSDAQTLRLRPLGGGERDETLIYLPLERQPVQAATFPWPTLDQARNHSASQMLLDALQLKLRSGAGPFRSFGNIAVEPRAYQLVPLLMALKQPTVRLLIADDVGIGKTIEGALIARELLDRGEVQRLTVLCPPHLCEQWQRELVERFHIPAVVVRSNTADRLERDLPPGASLFDAHPYTVVSLDYIKSERRREAFQRFCPEFVIVDEAHTCTQAGQGRQQRHQLLKGLVADPERHLVLLTATPHSGDEDAFFNLLGLLRADFAQLKDLPAGQRSDLREALSRHFVQRRRPDIAEWQDTSMFPDRKSAEITYRLTGAWGQLFNDVLTYARELVERSEGQGLREQRMNWWAALALLRCISSSPAAAVNALRTRLQAAQSEEGIVGDVSLEDLEAQASDRVLDGTEDALSTDDIEPGAQTEDSQRLQELVASAAALAGQQNDPKLAKLLEHLAVLLKDGFLPVVFCRYIATAHYLAAALQEKFKSATVKAVTGELTPDEREAAVEQLGESEVRILVATDCLSEGINLQNLFTAVVHYDLSWNPTRHEQREGRVDRFGQKAPEVRSTMLYGEDNPVDGAVLQVILRKAESIRKELGVLVPMPDDEGKLTQALMNAVLLRKGAPLNAQSQLDLFGEPAKQIDLAWQSAKEKAKQNRSIFAQRRLKPEDVLPEWRKSSAVLGGEADVARFVSRAANQLGSPLQPVKQHFKLPTEHLPVAVQERLVAEGLSGTLRIDFRQPAAQGATFIHRTHPLVSVLADTLLEQALDDSPSGDEAAAVARAGAAFVSAVSLKTTVLLLRIRHQLTVTHGSSTRLLMCEEAVAVASAGSEPFNELSPEQTRELLGAEATRNMPPPLRDRHLQSALDALPEWQTQFEAIAKARAQSLLLDHRRVREAAEGRGSYQVTASLPVDVMGLYVLLPDVGAAANIAVGA; encoded by the coding sequence ATGCCCGAATTCCTTCCGGGAAGCCTTGTCTCGGCCCGTGGCCGCGAATGGATTGTTCTCCCCGATTCTGATGCACAGACCTTGCGCCTACGCCCTTTGGGCGGCGGCGAACGGGATGAAACACTCATCTATCTGCCGCTTGAACGACAGCCGGTCCAGGCCGCCACCTTCCCATGGCCCACGCTCGACCAGGCGCGCAATCACTCGGCCAGCCAGATGTTGCTCGATGCCCTGCAACTCAAGCTGCGCAGTGGCGCCGGGCCGTTTCGAAGCTTCGGCAACATCGCCGTCGAGCCTCGCGCCTACCAGCTCGTGCCCTTGCTGATGGCGCTCAAGCAGCCCACCGTCAGGCTGCTGATTGCCGACGACGTTGGTATTGGCAAGACCATCGAAGGCGCGCTCATTGCTCGTGAGCTGCTCGACCGGGGCGAGGTTCAACGCCTGACCGTGCTTTGCCCGCCGCACCTGTGTGAGCAATGGCAACGCGAGCTGGTAGAGCGTTTCCACATCCCTGCTGTCGTTGTCCGTTCCAACACCGCCGACCGGCTGGAGCGCGACCTTCCCCCCGGTGCATCGCTTTTCGATGCGCACCCCTACACGGTGGTCAGTCTCGACTACATCAAGTCCGAACGCCGTCGCGAGGCCTTCCAGCGTTTCTGCCCCGAGTTCGTCATTGTCGATGAGGCGCACACCTGCACTCAGGCAGGTCAGGGGCGACAGCAACGTCACCAGTTGCTGAAAGGTCTTGTGGCCGACCCCGAGCGCCATCTCGTGTTGCTGACCGCGACCCCTCATAGCGGTGACGAAGATGCGTTCTTCAACCTGCTGGGCCTCCTTCGTGCCGATTTTGCGCAACTCAAGGACTTGCCGGCTGGTCAGCGTAGCGACCTGCGTGAAGCGCTCTCGCGTCACTTCGTGCAGCGTCGCCGCCCGGACATTGCGGAGTGGCAGGACACCTCCATGTTTCCCGACCGCAAGTCGGCGGAAATCACCTACCGCTTGACCGGTGCATGGGGGCAGTTGTTCAACGACGTGCTGACCTACGCCCGTGAGCTGGTCGAGCGTTCCGAGGGACAAGGGCTGCGCGAACAGCGCATGAACTGGTGGGCGGCACTGGCCCTGCTACGTTGCATTTCATCGTCGCCAGCCGCGGCGGTGAATGCCTTGCGCACGCGCCTTCAGGCCGCGCAATCGGAAGAAGGAATCGTGGGCGACGTATCGCTTGAAGACCTTGAAGCCCAAGCCAGCGACCGGGTGCTCGATGGCACTGAAGATGCGCTCTCTACCGACGACATCGAACCCGGGGCACAGACCGAAGACTCTCAGCGGCTGCAAGAACTTGTCGCAAGCGCTGCCGCCTTGGCCGGTCAGCAGAACGACCCCAAGCTCGCCAAGTTGCTGGAGCACTTGGCCGTTCTCTTGAAAGATGGCTTCTTGCCGGTGGTGTTCTGCCGCTACATCGCGACCGCGCACTACCTGGCCGCCGCGCTTCAGGAAAAGTTCAAGTCAGCCACCGTGAAGGCAGTTACCGGCGAACTGACGCCGGACGAGCGTGAGGCTGCAGTCGAGCAATTGGGCGAGAGTGAGGTTCGCATCCTGGTGGCCACCGACTGCTTGTCGGAAGGTATCAACCTGCAGAACCTCTTTACCGCCGTGGTTCATTACGACTTGAGCTGGAACCCCACTCGCCACGAGCAGCGGGAAGGCCGAGTGGACCGTTTCGGCCAGAAGGCGCCCGAAGTGCGCAGCACCATGCTTTACGGCGAAGACAACCCGGTCGACGGCGCGGTGCTGCAAGTCATCTTGCGCAAGGCCGAGAGCATTCGGAAAGAACTCGGCGTGCTCGTGCCCATGCCCGACGATGAAGGCAAGCTCACGCAGGCACTGATGAACGCAGTGTTGCTGCGCAAGGGCGCGCCGCTCAACGCGCAGTCCCAACTCGACCTGTTTGGCGAACCTGCCAAGCAAATCGACCTGGCGTGGCAAAGCGCCAAGGAGAAAGCCAAACAGAATCGCAGTATCTTCGCCCAGCGCCGTCTGAAGCCGGAAGACGTGTTGCCCGAGTGGCGCAAGTCGTCAGCGGTCTTGGGGGGTGAAGCCGATGTCGCGCGATTTGTCAGCCGCGCAGCCAATCAGCTCGGTTCGCCGCTGCAACCGGTCAAGCAGCACTTCAAGCTGCCGACGGAACACCTTCCCGTCGCGGTGCAAGAGCGTCTGGTGGCTGAAGGTCTGTCGGGCACCCTGCGAATCGACTTCCGACAACCCGCCGCCCAAGGCGCGACCTTCATTCACCGCACCCATCCTCTGGTGTCGGTACTCGCCGACACCTTGCTGGAGCAAGCCCTCGATGACTCGCCAAGCGGCGACGAAGCGGCCGCAGTCGCTCGGGCTGGCGCCGCTTTTGTGAGCGCAGTGAGCCTCAAGACCACAGTGCTGCTGCTGCGCATTCGCCACCAGCTCACCGTCACCCACGGCTCATCGACCCGCCTGCTGATGTGCGAAGAAGCCGTCGCCGTCGCAAGTGCTGGCTCGGAACCCTTCAACGAACTCTCACCTGAGCAGACGCGAGAGCTGCTCGGCGCTGAAGCCACCCGCAACATGCCGCCACCGTTGCGAGACCGACACCTTCAATCCGCGCTTGACGCGTTGCCTGAATGGCAAACGCAGTTCGAGGCCATCGCCAAGGCCCGCGCCCAGTCGCTGTTGCTGGACCATCGCCGCGTACGCGAGGCCGCCGAAGGTCGCGGCAGCTATCAGGTCACCGCCAGCCTGCCCGTCGATGTGATGGGGCTCTACGTGCTGCTGCCCGACGTCGGCGCAGCCGCCAACATCGCCGTGGGAGCTTGA
- a CDS encoding Eco57I restriction-modification methylase domain-containing protein, giving the protein MAKSIFKRATHQLAYRAIRIEGGLIPAEELTRLTLLADPKDTEQTESHYRIAKGLKLRDEIARDFKIALNLWQDFQTLRQRQDVRAFDVTVREWLLPLLRDVLHFHDAGRCPAIEHAGHSFAIGHAGNGGHVPLVFAGFDEPLDAAAERFGETNPDTGKTRRRSPFMLAQEALNASDDCLWAIVSNGLMLRILRDNASLTRPAYIEVDLEALFNEELLADFSAFWLLTHASRFGNAETQPNDCPWERWRAAGQQAGVTVRGNLRDQVARAIRELGTGFLSHPANSALRAALQNVESGYDRQAFFEELLRLVYRLIFLATVEDRRDRGTGERLVFTPDASEEAKARYLAGYSLTWLRERAVRRSQHDRHADLWQGLTITFDALARGEPALGLPALGGLFDTDQCPRLDAAQLDNRHLLAAVFQLGWFRADGGLSRVNYRDMGPEELGSVYESLLELVPDLQGLASPVTARLAFMGDDETDASTKGNTRKLTGSYYTPDSLVQELIKSALEPVIAQTVKANPDRPVEALLSLTICDPACGSGHFLLSAARRLADEVALHRAAAEREGGAPTPTDYRHALRDVVSRCIYGVDKNAMAIQLAKTALWLEAYSPDRPLSFVDHHLRVGDALLGVLDPKVLEHGIPDEAYTALSGDDKEVSKALKKQNKADLKSWRQIAGGDLLTQAGLAAQAVGVETLDDDTPDHLAAKRQAWLQAEGEAQRSTFARLADTYVAAFLAPKLADAGATVPLSGYLWGVLSGQPAKAHVDSAVQTLCRQHAVFHWWLAFPQVAAKGGFSVMLGNPPWEMLQLDPQEFFAAEAPSIANAQHMAAREKLIAALQTERPHLHAKYWAAVRGTEAVQSFVHASGRFPHSGFGRINLASLFAETVLQATSLGQPGRAGLVLPSGIATDSFTQHLFNAIADGNLASLYDFENREAIFAGVHRSYKFCLLTMGKTRQVDFQFFSGNTSDLLDLRRRFTLSPSDFALLNPNTRTCPVFRSQADAALTKKLYNSTPVLWREELRNQADEVIQTEHNPWGLQFQLMFMMNTDSSLFRNREAASGELRRLPLYEAKMIHQFDHRWATYVDVPGGATGEVETADVSDTQKADPACTVRPRYWVDEREVLVRIARVPTRVARAWQALHAARDAANAADQDAALADLLLALSQWVAGELFHSTAGPALSTEGWTPTQAQPHIATTEQQLKARFSRLNDVLRGEGLTTKKALVDFPKWAAQNRDVRLDDDQLSALANALHASPLADALQTLLDLWMDRRSPRWLMGWRDITNATNERTVIASVVPRVGVGNNLPLMLFRSSAAGGSLAALLGNLCSMSLDFVARHKVGGMHLNYFIYKQLPVLPPDRYTDTDLAFIVPRVLELTYTTDDLQAWGQDLAAYDPRPAAEQGRPFAWNPERRAHLRAELDAYYARLYGLTRDELRYILDPKDVMGADYPSETFRVLKDNEMRAYGEYRTRRLVLEAWDRMIPT; this is encoded by the coding sequence ATGGCAAAGTCGATTTTCAAACGCGCGACTCACCAGCTCGCCTACCGCGCCATCCGGATTGAAGGCGGTCTCATCCCCGCCGAAGAGCTTACGCGCCTGACCCTGCTCGCCGACCCCAAGGACACGGAGCAGACAGAAAGCCACTACCGCATCGCCAAGGGCCTGAAGCTGCGCGACGAAATCGCCCGCGACTTCAAGATTGCACTCAACCTCTGGCAAGACTTCCAGACCCTGCGTCAGCGGCAAGACGTTCGCGCCTTTGATGTCACCGTCCGCGAGTGGCTGCTGCCGTTGCTGCGCGACGTGCTGCATTTCCACGATGCAGGCCGTTGTCCCGCGATTGAGCACGCCGGGCATTCGTTTGCCATCGGCCATGCGGGCAACGGTGGGCATGTGCCGCTGGTTTTTGCTGGATTCGACGAACCGCTGGACGCTGCAGCTGAGCGTTTTGGCGAAACCAATCCCGACACCGGCAAAACGCGCCGTCGCAGCCCCTTCATGTTGGCGCAGGAGGCACTCAATGCCAGCGACGATTGCCTCTGGGCCATCGTCAGTAACGGTCTGATGCTGCGCATCCTGCGCGACAATGCCAGCCTCACACGCCCGGCGTACATTGAAGTCGACCTCGAAGCGCTGTTCAATGAAGAGCTCCTGGCCGACTTCAGCGCTTTCTGGCTGCTGACCCACGCCAGTCGCTTCGGCAATGCAGAGACCCAACCCAACGACTGCCCCTGGGAGCGTTGGCGTGCCGCCGGCCAGCAAGCCGGTGTCACGGTGCGCGGCAACTTGCGCGACCAGGTGGCTAGGGCGATTCGCGAGTTAGGCACCGGCTTTCTTTCGCACCCAGCCAACAGCGCGCTTCGTGCGGCGCTGCAGAACGTTGAAAGCGGCTACGACCGACAGGCCTTCTTCGAAGAACTGCTGCGCCTGGTCTACCGCCTCATCTTCCTGGCGACTGTCGAAGACCGGCGCGACCGTGGCACCGGCGAACGGCTTGTCTTCACTCCGGACGCATCAGAAGAGGCCAAGGCGCGCTATCTGGCCGGCTACTCGCTGACCTGGCTGCGCGAGCGGGCCGTGCGCCGCAGCCAGCACGACCGTCATGCCGACCTCTGGCAGGGGCTCACCATCACCTTCGACGCGCTCGCCCGCGGCGAACCGGCTCTCGGCCTACCGGCGCTCGGAGGCCTGTTCGACACCGACCAGTGTCCGCGCCTGGATGCGGCGCAGCTGGACAACCGTCATCTGCTGGCGGCCGTATTCCAGCTCGGCTGGTTCCGTGCCGACGGTGGTCTGTCGCGCGTCAACTACCGCGATATGGGCCCCGAGGAACTGGGCAGCGTATACGAAAGTCTGCTGGAGCTTGTTCCCGACCTGCAGGGTCTGGCCTCACCCGTTACGGCGCGCTTGGCCTTCATGGGTGACGACGAGACGGACGCCTCCACGAAGGGCAACACCCGCAAGCTCACTGGCAGCTACTACACGCCTGACAGCTTGGTGCAGGAGCTCATCAAGAGCGCGCTGGAGCCTGTCATCGCTCAAACGGTCAAGGCAAATCCGGACCGCCCGGTCGAGGCGCTTCTGTCGCTCACCATCTGCGACCCCGCCTGCGGCAGCGGCCACTTCCTGCTGTCGGCTGCACGTCGCCTGGCCGATGAGGTGGCATTGCACCGTGCAGCAGCGGAGCGCGAGGGCGGCGCCCCAACGCCTACCGACTACCGCCACGCGCTGCGTGACGTTGTGAGCCGCTGCATCTACGGGGTGGACAAGAATGCCATGGCCATCCAGCTGGCGAAGACGGCGCTGTGGCTGGAGGCCTACTCACCCGACCGGCCGCTGAGTTTCGTCGACCATCACCTGCGCGTAGGTGATGCACTGCTGGGCGTACTTGACCCCAAGGTGCTGGAGCATGGTATCCCCGACGAGGCCTACACGGCGCTCTCGGGCGACGACAAGGAAGTCTCCAAGGCCCTGAAGAAGCAGAACAAGGCCGACCTGAAGAGCTGGCGCCAGATTGCAGGGGGCGACCTTCTGACCCAGGCGGGACTGGCCGCGCAGGCGGTCGGCGTGGAGACGCTGGACGATGACACCCCCGACCACCTGGCCGCGAAGCGTCAAGCGTGGTTGCAGGCCGAGGGCGAGGCGCAGCGCAGCACCTTCGCCCGTTTGGCCGACACCTACGTAGCCGCCTTCCTGGCGCCTAAGCTGGCCGATGCAGGCGCCACGGTGCCGCTGTCCGGCTACCTTTGGGGCGTGCTCAGCGGACAACCGGCCAAGGCCCACGTGGATAGTGCCGTCCAGACTCTGTGCCGCCAGCACGCTGTCTTCCACTGGTGGCTGGCGTTCCCGCAAGTAGCGGCCAAAGGCGGCTTCAGCGTGATGCTCGGCAACCCACCGTGGGAGATGTTGCAGCTCGACCCGCAAGAGTTCTTTGCTGCAGAGGCGCCTTCCATTGCCAACGCGCAACACATGGCGGCCCGCGAGAAGCTCATTGCAGCGTTACAGACGGAACGCCCGCACCTCCACGCCAAGTATTGGGCCGCTGTGCGCGGAACGGAGGCGGTTCAATCCTTTGTTCACGCGAGTGGGCGCTTCCCGCACTCAGGTTTTGGACGTATCAACTTGGCGTCCCTTTTCGCAGAAACGGTGTTGCAAGCCACGAGTCTCGGGCAGCCAGGCCGTGCCGGCCTGGTGCTCCCCTCTGGCATTGCCACGGACTCCTTCACCCAACATCTGTTCAATGCCATCGCTGATGGCAACCTCGCCAGTCTGTACGACTTCGAGAACCGCGAGGCAATCTTTGCTGGTGTGCACCGGAGCTACAAGTTCTGTCTGCTGACCATGGGCAAGACGCGTCAGGTCGACTTCCAGTTCTTCTCGGGTAACACAAGTGACCTGCTTGACCTTCGTCGACGGTTCACGCTTTCGCCGTCGGACTTCGCGCTGCTAAATCCCAATACGCGAACTTGCCCCGTGTTTCGGAGTCAAGCCGACGCTGCGCTTACGAAGAAGCTCTACAACTCGACGCCGGTGCTCTGGCGGGAGGAACTGCGCAATCAAGCCGACGAGGTAATTCAGACTGAACACAACCCCTGGGGCCTGCAGTTCCAGCTGATGTTCATGATGAACACCGACAGCAGCCTCTTCCGCAATCGCGAGGCTGCGTCAGGAGAGCTCCGACGCCTGCCGCTGTACGAGGCGAAGATGATTCACCAGTTCGACCACCGCTGGGCCACCTATGTGGATGTCCCCGGCGGAGCGACGGGCGAGGTGGAAACCGCGGACGTCAGCGATACGCAGAAGGCCGACCCGGCCTGCACCGTGCGCCCGCGTTACTGGGTGGACGAGCGTGAGGTGCTCGTCCGCATCGCCCGCGTGCCTACCCGCGTGGCCCGTGCCTGGCAGGCCCTTCATGCCGCCCGCGATGCGGCCAACGCCGCTGACCAGGACGCCGCGCTGGCCGACCTTCTGCTCGCGCTGTCGCAATGGGTGGCCGGCGAGCTGTTCCATAGCACGGCTGGCCCAGCGCTCAGCACTGAGGGTTGGACGCCTACCCAAGCCCAGCCCCACATTGCCACCACCGAACAGCAGCTGAAAGCACGCTTCTCACGACTGAACGACGTGCTGCGCGGCGAAGGCCTGACGACCAAAAAGGCCCTGGTCGACTTCCCTAAGTGGGCTGCACAGAATCGTGACGTTCGCCTAGACGACGACCAGCTGTCGGCCCTCGCAAATGCCTTGCATGCGAGTCCTTTGGCTGATGCCCTGCAGACCTTGCTCGACCTGTGGATGGACCGGCGCAGCCCGCGGTGGTTGATGGGGTGGCGGGACATTACCAACGCTACCAACGAACGCACGGTAATTGCGTCTGTAGTGCCACGGGTGGGGGTGGGCAACAACCTGCCTTTGATGCTCTTCCGCTCCAGCGCAGCCGGCGGCTCGCTCGCCGCCTTGCTGGGCAATCTGTGTTCAATGAGTCTAGATTTCGTGGCTAGGCATAAGGTCGGCGGAATGCACCTGAACTACTTCATCTACAAGCAGCTCCCGGTGCTGCCCCCTGACCGTTATACCGACACCGACCTCGCCTTCATCGTCCCCCGCGTCCTCGAACTCACCTACACCACCGACGACCTGCAGGCCTGGGGGCAGGACCTAGCAGCATACGACCCACGCCCTGCCGCCGAACAGGGCCGCCCCTTCGCCTGGAACCCTGAGCGACGCGCCCACCTGCGCGCCGAGCTCGACGCCTACTACGCCCGCCTCTACGGCCTCACCCGAGACGAGCTGCGCTACATCCTCGACCCCAAAGACGTGATGGGCGCCGACTACCCCAGCGAAACCTTCCGCGTGCTCAAAGATAACGAAATGCGCGCCTACGGGGAGTACCGGACGCGGCGCTTGGTGCTGGAGGCGTGGGACCGGATGATTCCGACATAA
- a CDS encoding GmrSD restriction endonuclease domain-containing protein, with protein MLETLFKEVRYTLGGLVNGISMGQIGLPDIQRPFVWSNAKVRDLFDSMYRGYPVGFFLFWETGAEGVDAKVIGDTHKQKAPSLLIVDGQQRLTSLYAVIRREAVLRENFEREHIRIAFRPQSGTFAVPDATTERDPEYILDISEVFSRPTHKTIGEYLKRLTASRLVSDEEEEQVAEAIGRLAGLTNFPFIALELSQQCSEEQVADVFVRINSEGKKLNQSDFILTLMSVFWDEGRTELETFCRAARQPGLAGQASPFNAIFQPDPDHLLRVDVGVAFRRARLEHVYSLLRGKDLASGESSPEKRADQFSKLRDAQARVLNLTYWADFLNVVRLAGYRSAKHISSVNALVFAYQLYLLGRTEYDVEGFKLRKAIARWLFMSLLTGRFTSSPESRMEQDLAELRELKSSDQFLARLEAVETNTLTDDYWTKTLPMDLATSAGRSPALFGFYAAQALLGARALFSNSSVVDLLDPPAQGQKKALERHHLFPKKYLKGKGIDSVRDINQIANYALVEWDDNIAISDAAPSSYWGKYAERFDTETLTAMMRWHALPQNWWTLSYDEFLAARRPLIANIIRQGYETLSGAST; from the coding sequence ATGCTTGAGACTTTGTTCAAAGAGGTCCGCTACACCTTGGGCGGGTTGGTCAATGGCATCAGCATGGGCCAGATTGGCCTTCCTGATATCCAGCGCCCGTTCGTGTGGAGCAACGCCAAGGTCCGCGACCTGTTTGACTCGATGTACCGCGGCTACCCGGTGGGTTTCTTCCTGTTCTGGGAGACCGGCGCCGAGGGAGTGGACGCGAAGGTTATCGGTGACACGCACAAGCAGAAGGCGCCCTCTCTTCTCATCGTCGACGGCCAGCAGCGCTTGACCTCCTTGTATGCCGTTATTCGGCGCGAAGCGGTGTTGCGTGAGAACTTTGAACGCGAGCATATCCGCATCGCATTCCGCCCGCAGAGCGGTACGTTTGCGGTGCCAGATGCAACGACAGAGCGTGACCCGGAGTACATCCTGGATATTTCTGAGGTGTTCAGCCGGCCAACGCACAAGACCATCGGGGAGTATCTCAAGCGTTTGACGGCATCGCGCCTCGTTTCCGACGAGGAGGAGGAGCAGGTGGCCGAGGCCATCGGTCGCTTGGCTGGGCTCACCAACTTTCCCTTCATCGCGTTGGAGCTTTCACAGCAGTGCAGTGAAGAACAAGTCGCCGATGTCTTTGTTCGCATCAACAGCGAAGGGAAGAAGCTCAACCAATCGGACTTCATCCTGACGTTGATGTCCGTCTTCTGGGATGAAGGCCGCACCGAGCTGGAGACCTTCTGTCGTGCGGCGCGACAGCCTGGGCTAGCAGGTCAGGCCAGCCCCTTTAACGCCATCTTTCAACCGGACCCGGACCACTTGTTGCGGGTAGACGTTGGCGTGGCCTTCCGTCGCGCTCGGCTGGAGCATGTCTATTCGTTGCTGCGGGGTAAGGATTTGGCCTCCGGGGAGTCCAGCCCCGAGAAGCGGGCCGACCAGTTCAGCAAGCTACGGGATGCTCAAGCAAGGGTGCTGAACTTGACCTACTGGGCGGACTTCCTGAACGTCGTTCGCCTCGCGGGCTATCGCAGCGCCAAGCACATCAGTTCGGTGAACGCTTTGGTCTTCGCATATCAGCTGTACTTGCTTGGTCGCACCGAGTATGACGTTGAGGGTTTCAAGTTGCGCAAGGCAATTGCGCGCTGGCTGTTTATGTCGCTGCTCACGGGGCGGTTTACGTCATCGCCTGAGTCTCGGATGGAGCAAGACCTTGCTGAGCTGCGGGAACTGAAGTCGTCTGACCAGTTCCTTGCTCGGTTAGAGGCGGTCGAGACCAACACGCTTACCGACGACTACTGGACCAAGACCCTGCCCATGGACCTGGCGACGTCGGCCGGTCGCAGCCCAGCCTTGTTCGGCTTCTATGCAGCGCAGGCGTTGCTGGGCGCCAGAGCGCTGTTCTCGAATAGCTCAGTCGTTGATTTGCTGGACCCTCCAGCGCAGGGACAAAAGAAAGCACTCGAACGCCACCACCTTTTTCCGAAGAAGTACCTGAAGGGCAAGGGAATAGACAGCGTGCGCGATATCAACCAGATTGCGAACTACGCACTGGTTGAGTGGGATGACAACATTGCCATCTCAGATGCTGCACCGTCGTCGTATTGGGGGAAGTATGCCGAGCGCTTCGACACCGAGACGCTCACTGCGATGATGCGATGGCATGCCCTGCCACAGAATTGGTGGACGCTGAGCTATGACGAATTTCTTGCAGCGCGGCGACCGCTCATCGCCAACATCATTCGGCAAGGGTATGAAACGCTGTCTGGCGCGAGTACATGA
- a CDS encoding HNH endonuclease, translating to MTPLDRLRLEKAAADCGFEMQPRCLDDGLEMCSARFPETVIVRQTGPSSFLLVPSTPVLLGRSEDEGPVSVAGFNELYRILRTTAAHARTLPNRIADAFRAQTAKLPTATEAERLVVQRVGQGMFRDALLDYWQGACCVTGLAVPHLLRASHIKPWAKCDNDDERLDVFNGLLLAPHVDALFDGGWISFAENGDVVISDALPPAARVQLGVSADWQVNGLRDSHLHYLAFHRENELRRSG from the coding sequence ATGACACCGCTGGATAGGTTGCGCCTCGAAAAAGCCGCTGCGGACTGCGGATTTGAGATGCAGCCTCGGTGCCTGGACGACGGGCTCGAAATGTGTTCGGCCAGGTTTCCGGAAACGGTCATCGTGCGACAGACCGGGCCGTCATCGTTTCTTCTGGTGCCATCGACGCCTGTTCTTCTTGGCCGCTCAGAAGACGAGGGTCCGGTCAGTGTCGCCGGTTTCAATGAGCTCTACCGAATCTTGAGGACGACAGCCGCTCACGCTCGGACGCTGCCGAATCGCATCGCCGATGCTTTTCGCGCTCAAACGGCGAAGCTGCCGACCGCGACGGAGGCTGAGCGTCTCGTGGTGCAACGTGTTGGGCAAGGCATGTTTCGAGATGCATTGCTCGACTATTGGCAGGGTGCATGCTGCGTGACTGGTTTGGCTGTGCCCCATCTCCTGCGGGCATCGCATATCAAACCGTGGGCCAAGTGTGACAACGACGACGAGCGTCTGGACGTCTTCAATGGCCTCCTGCTCGCCCCTCACGTCGATGCGCTGTTCGATGGAGGGTGGATATCGTTCGCTGAAAACGGCGACGTGGTGATATCCGATGCGTTGCCTCCAGCCGCGCGTGTTCAGCTGGGCGTGTCCGCGGATTGGCAGGTCAACGGCCTTCGCGATTCACACCTTCACTACTTGGCATTCCATCGGGAGAACGAACTGCGTCGTTCAGGCTGA
- a CDS encoding TniB family NTP-binding protein: MKLSKWLRLNIDTLVIEHPAFVAVRQAILDAVTDTIDGLPSEVLVLLGPTQAGKSKMLRTIAEAYPPTRIEGRLQVLVLYISLPPGVALKDLPKYVIRALGIRRGAKFRTAGELFGEMCDLLKNASVRAILFDEGNHLVDIGHRILPRQAADWFKHLNELANISIVVAGIPRLRALLQRNEQVRGRAPRAIELLPYRWDRRDERLNFAGCVRAFLDLFENEGCIVEMTMDAFVRYAYLVSAGHVGLLARFFVELAKPLDTPQPITLAALQAAASKLNPPGGVETAPFSTQPPTDDLLMEVLSAALAENDIVLPPDPGLAEVGHLRSKMQQAPRKTRGRK, translated from the coding sequence ATGAAGCTCTCAAAATGGCTTCGACTCAACATCGACACCTTGGTCATCGAACATCCAGCCTTTGTGGCGGTGCGTCAGGCTATTCTCGATGCGGTGACCGATACCATCGACGGCCTGCCTTCCGAGGTATTGGTGCTGTTGGGCCCGACCCAAGCAGGCAAGTCGAAGATGCTGCGCACCATCGCTGAAGCGTATCCCCCTACAAGAATTGAGGGACGTCTTCAAGTTCTCGTGCTCTATATCAGTCTGCCACCGGGTGTCGCCCTTAAAGATTTGCCGAAGTACGTTATCAGGGCCCTGGGCATCCGACGCGGCGCCAAATTTCGGACCGCTGGAGAACTGTTCGGCGAGATGTGCGACTTGCTCAAAAACGCATCCGTTAGGGCAATTCTGTTTGATGAGGGTAACCATCTAGTTGATATCGGGCACCGCATTTTGCCCCGCCAAGCCGCTGATTGGTTTAAACACCTTAACGAGCTCGCCAATATCAGCATCGTAGTGGCAGGTATCCCGCGGCTGCGTGCGCTTCTCCAGCGCAACGAACAAGTGCGAGGACGCGCTCCGCGCGCCATCGAACTGCTGCCGTACCGATGGGACAGACGCGACGAACGATTGAACTTTGCGGGGTGTGTGCGTGCCTTTCTCGACCTCTTCGAGAACGAAGGCTGCATCGTCGAGATGACGATGGACGCTTTTGTGCGCTATGCCTACCTGGTGAGCGCGGGGCACGTGGGCTTATTGGCGCGCTTCTTCGTTGAACTGGCCAAGCCGCTCGACACACCACAGCCCATCACGCTGGCAGCGCTGCAAGCAGCGGCCTCGAAGCTCAATCCCCCGGGTGGCGTCGAGACGGCCCCATTCTCAACTCAACCACCCACAGACGATTTGCTGATGGAAGTCCTGTCCGCGGCGCTTGCAGAGAACGACATCGTCCTCCCGCCGGACCCAGGTCTGGCCGAGGTCGGTCACTTGCGCAGCAAGATGCAACAGGCGCCAAGGAAGACCAGAGGCCGGAAATGA